The sequence CGAGAAACGCATCACACACCTCATCCAGTGCAGCGATCTGGAGCAAACCTTGAACCTTCTCAGTGCCTGTCAGCGACGCTCGATCACCTACATGCTGTTGCCGTCCGTGCTGGGTATCGTGGAGCGGGATGAGCGCGTGGAATCGCTGGAGGGGCACCCGGTCACGGTGGTGGCGCCAGAGAAGCGGGGAGGGTGGTTCTTCCGGTGAGTAGAGGCAACGAGGGAGCTCGGGAAGTAGGGAAATGGGCACATACTGAGCATGCGCATGAGAAATGCCTAGTTCCCTAATTCCCTATTTCCCAATTTCCCTAACGCTCCACTCAAGTATTCTATAGGCATGCACGCCTTTATCTTAGCAGGTGGGTTTGCCACGCGGCTCTGGCCACTGACCGAAAAGCGCGCCAAGCCGCTCCTGCCGCTCGCAGGCAAACCCCTCATCGATCACCTGCTCGAGCAGTTGCCCGCAGAGATGCCCGTAACCGTGAGTATCAACGCGGCCTTCGAAGAGAGCTTCGCCCGCTGGAAAGCCGGGAATGACCATGGGAATACAGAGATTCTGATTGAGCAGGCACGCAAAGATACCGAGAAGCTGGGTGCCCTCGGCGCGGTAGCCCAGTGGATCACACAACGGAACATCACGGAGGACGTGCTGCTCCTCACCGGAGACAACTACTGCGGCTTCTCGATTCAGGACCTGTTGCTTCACCGCAGTCCCGGCACGCCCATTCTTGCGGCGCATGACCTGCAGAATCTGCAACGCGCCCGGCACTTCGGCACGATCGTCCCCGCCACCGACGGACAGCACGTGGCTGCCTTCGAGGAAAAACCTGCGCACCCCCAGAGCACGCTCGTGAGCACAGGGGTTTCTCTGCTCCCTGCTGCGCATCTGCCCATTGTGGTGGAATTCGCCCGGACACATCCGGACAACGTGGGAGGAATCTTCGAGGAATTTCTGCGGCGGAATATTCCGGTGCAGTTTCGCGCGTACACGGAACCGTGGTTCGACATCGGTTCCTTCGAGGCATACCTGGAGGCCTCGCGTGCGCTCGTCGGCAATCGCCTCCTCCTCGGCAAGGGATCAACCTGCACACAAA is a genomic window of Candidatus Peribacter riflensis containing:
- a CDS encoding glucose-1-phosphate thymidylyltransferase — translated: MHAFILAGGFATRLWPLTEKRAKPLLPLAGKPLIDHLLEQLPAEMPVTVSINAAFEESFARWKAGNDHGNTEILIEQARKDTEKLGALGAVAQWITQRNITEDVLLLTGDNYCGFSIQDLLLHRSPGTPILAAHDLQNLQRARHFGTIVPATDGQHVAAFEEKPAHPQSTLVSTGVSLLPAAHLPIVVEFARTHPDNVGGIFEEFLRRNIPVQFRAYTEPWFDIGSFEAYLEASRALVGNRLLLGKGSTCTQTETEGPVVLGNHSVVRGSTLRNVMLFEHCIVEDCILEDCILDDHCTLQGIDLSRQMLREGTVLERK